The following proteins are encoded in a genomic region of Coffea eugenioides isolate CCC68of chromosome 6, Ceug_1.0, whole genome shotgun sequence:
- the LOC113773993 gene encoding uncharacterized protein LOC113773993, with product MEAGSGSNSQCSPGGPFNSEGSASQPQGHRQKTDIAWGYVSEGRNAQGRKTMTCTYCFKVFHGGGIHRMKQHLAGVTGSVTSCPNVDPAVRLAILTCLQENDKKSKEKRGDFGVESPFGQPVHEFVGDEVQEVPPPRIREISMNEAGTSLGKGKRKTTAPTGIHAFFKGGRDSAQPTIKACLQSKDKWQNTDMAIALWFYDACIPINAVNSPFFQKAIDQIASMGHGYKAPSYHSLRVTLLRDAKKDVQLVVDSFRNTWAETGCTIMGDGWKDSRQRPLINFLVYCSKGISFIKSIDASDIVTNAENLCNLFVEIVEMVGSKNVVHLVTDNASNYKAAGTLLNERYPTICWSPCAAHCINLILKDIGEMGTVKSLVALAATVTVFVYNHKYVLNWLRKTNGWREIIRPGETRFATTFIALKSLHDHKDSLQALVTSGDYKKFLKMNKGKEVKQIVLDDRFWNNCLITVRIMGPIIRLLRVCDTDERPSLGYVYEGMFRAITGIKKLFRSSERLYKPYIDIINDRWDRMLRKNLHATAYFLNPAFQYDTATFSTHPEITNGLLDYIESKVDWCSVENLTREIGMYREREGSFGRKLVILTSKKDRPENWWKLFGCDAPNLQKLAIRVLSQTASSSGCERNWSVFERIHTKKRNRLEHQRLNDLVYVHYNLRLQYRHNQQKRSYDPVDYESIDKTEFWVVEEEQEGELDYEELEEELEELPIHGQCSNSEQLEDNEEEAEDVDLETFQRRNFFNDEDDDWH from the exons ATGGAGGCTGGTAGCGGTAGTAACTCACAATGTTCACCGGGGGGACCATTCAATAGTGAGGGATCTGCAAGTCAGCCCCAAGGTCATAGGCAAAAGACAGATATAGCATGGGGATATGTTTCTGAGGGCAGAAatgcacaaggaagaaaaaccaTGACATGCACTTATTGTTTTAAAGTGTTTCATGGGGGTGGCATCCACCGAATGAAGCAACACTTGGCAGGAGTAACGGGCAGTGTTACTTCATGTCCAAATGTTGATCCGGCAGTGAGGCTTGCAATATTAACATGTTTGCAAGAGAATGATAAAAAAtctaaagaaaaaagaggagatTTTGGGGTTGAAAGTCCTTTTGGTCAACCAGTGCACGAATTTGTCGGTGATGAAGTGCAAGAGGTTCCACCTCCTCGAATAAGGGAAATTTCAATGAATGAGGCTGGTACATCATTAGgtaaaggaaagagaaaaaccACTGCCCCTACAGGTATTCATGCTTTCTTTAAGGGTGGACGTGATAGTGCTCAACCTACTATCAAAGCTTGTTTGCAAAGTAAGGATAAATGGCAAAATACTGATATGGCCATTGCTCTTTGGTTCTATGATGCATGTATTCCCATTAATGCTGTTAATtctccattttttcaaaaagctATCGATCAAATTGCATCAATGGGTCATGGTTATAAAGCTCCATCTTATCATTCTTTGCGAGTCACTTTGTTGCGAGATGCTAAGAAAGATGTGCAGTTAGTTGTTGATTCATTTCGAAATACTTGGGCTGAAACTGGATGCACTATAATGGGTGATGGATGGAAAGATAGTAGACAAAGACCATTGATTAATTTTCTGGTTTATTGTTCTAAGGGTATATCTTTTATCAAGTCTATAGATGCATCGGACATTGTGACAAATGCAGAAAATTTGTGCAATCTGTTTGTTGAAATTGTTGAAATGGTTGGTTCAAAAAATGTGGTGCATTTAGTCACTGATAATGCTAGCAATTATAAGGCTGCTGGAACtttattaaatgaaagataTCCAACTATTTGCTGGTCTCCATGTGCTGCCCATTGTATCAATTTGATTTTGAAGGATATTGGTGAAATGGGTACTGTTAAATCTCTAGTGGCTCTTGCTGCTACAGTAACTGTTTTTGTGTATAATCATAAATATGTTCTAAATTGGCTGAGAAAAACTAATGGGTGGAGGGAGATTATTCGTCCGGGGGAGACTCGATTTGCCACCACTTTTATTGCACTAAAGAGCTTACATGATCACAAAGACAGCTTACAAGCTTTAGTCACTAGCGGAGATTACAAAAAGTTCTTGAAAATGAACAAAGGAAAAGAGGTCAAACAAATTGTTTTGGATGATAGATTTTGGAATAATTGTTTGATTACGGTGAGAATAATGGGTCCTATTATTCGGTTGTTGAGAGTTTGTGACACTGATGAAAGGCCTTCTTTGGGGTATGTGTATGAAGGTATGTTTAGAGCAATTACTGGAATCAAGAAGTTGTTCAGGAGTAGTGAAAGACTATATAAGCCTTACATTGATATCATCAATGACCGATGGGATAGGATGTTGAGGAAAAATTTGCATGCTACGGCATATTTTTTAAATCCCGCTTTTCAATATGACACTGCCACATTCTCTACACATCCAGAAATTACAAATGGTTTGTTGGATTACATAGAATCAAAGGTGGATTGGTGTAGTGTGGAAAATTTAACAAGAGAAATTGGAATGTATCGAGAGCGGGAGGGAAGTTTTGGCAGAAAACTTGTTATTCTTACTAGCAAGAAAGATAGACCAg AGAATTGGTGGAAGCTCTTTGGTTGTGATGCTCCCAACTTACAAAAACTTGCAATTCGGGTTTTGAGTCAAACAGCTTCTTCTTCAGGATGTGAGCGTAATTGGAGTGTTTTTGAACGTATTCAtactaagaaaaggaataggTTGGAGCATCAAAGGCTCAATGATCTTGTATATGTGCATTACAATTTGCGTTTGCAGTATAG GCATAATCAGCAAAAGAGATCGTATGATCCCGTTGATTATGAGTCAATTGATAAAACAGAATTTTGGGTGGttgaagaagaacaagaaggGGAGCTTGACTATGAGGAGTTAGAGGAAGAGCTTGAAGAACTTCCAATTCATGGTCAATGTTCAAATTCTGAACAACTTGAAG ATAATGAAGAGGAAGCAGAAGATGTTGATTTAGAAACATTTCAACGTCGAAACTTTTttaatgatgaagatgatgattgGCATTAA
- the LOC113772932 gene encoding receptor-like protein kinase FERONIA translates to MFTLLVYLCFLFNLLFVIASTGSTPPYTPTDYILINCGSSSNSTSVDGRNWDGDAGSKFSPNDMANISSAVTATEFNSSVSEVPFSSARIILSRFSYTFPVSLGKKFLRLYFHPTSYSGGHKTTESFFNVTANNYTLLSNFSAYLTASTDLFTLGFVKKEYIINVQYMNQFLNVTFLPSSNSYAFVNGIEIVSIPDDLYMGNIDNLKVMDGQFEFVQDRTAFEALYRLNVGGDVVSVVDDSGMFRGWAPDDDFLWDVKKGNPVSNDEIAIKYTPLTPNYTAPPVVYTTARAMGKFSTNFNLSWMFPVDSGFYYLMRLHFCEIDPDLIAAGYERVFIIFISNRIAEPGADVIHWAGGQGIPVLRDYLVFVPNPPEGRQTKQGLFLALHPNLDVKPKYADAILNGLELFKLNTSDGSLGGTNPNLSKDPNSLASNKKSPIKGSPGKPRVLFAAIGEGAAGGVSLILILGFLIFRWRWKRRVKDLDQKSAPKSSCTPLSTPPRSTKTGASGSSSLRRFLLEEIRSATANFDAKFVVGTGGFGNVYKGYIDNNLTTVAIKRLNPSSRQGAREFQTEIQLLSNLRHLHLVSLIGYCDEKGEMILVYDYMANGTLRDHLYRTDNPPLPWKQRLQICIGAAKGLDYLHTGTKHTIIHRDVKSTNILLDETWVAKVSDFGLSKLGPSGIYSHISTQVKGSFGYIDPEYYTRQQLTDKSDVYSFGVVLFEVLCGRAPIILDLPQEQVNLAEWAKKCYKKGIIHRVVDPDVKGEIAPQCLRIFAETAINCLNDQGIQRPGMDDVVGGLEFALQVQEAAENEGGRPDPFPLHMHGGDVQNMTDDDTDVISESGGDQDSAGKIEMVVLQLGHPRQAVTTSRFDSVFSEITNPTGR, encoded by the coding sequence ATGTTCACTCTTCTTGTATACCTCTGCTTTCTCTTCAATTTGTTGTTTGTCATCGCTTCCACTGGCAGCACTCCGCCTTACACCCCCACAGATTATATCCTTATCAACTGCGGCTCATCCTCGAATTCAACCTCAGTTGATGGCCGGAACTGGGACGGTGACGCGGGCTCAAAATTCTCACCGAATGACATGGCAAATATTTCATCAGCAGTCACAGCTACTGAATTCAACTCCTCAGTTAGCGAAGTCCCTTTTTCAAGCGCCCGAATCATCCTTTCTCGATTCTCTTACACCTTCCCAGTCAGCCTAGGCAAAAAGTTCCTCCGCCTTTACTTCCACCCTACCTCGTACTCCGGCGGTCACAAAACAACTGAGTCTTTTTTCAACGTCACAGCTAATAACTACACCCTTCTCAGTAACTTCAGTGCATATCTCACAGCTTCTACCGATTTATTCACACTAGGCTTTGTTAAAAAAGAATATATCATCAACGTTCAATATATGAATCAATTCCTCAATGTTACCTTTTTGCCCTCTTCAAATTCCTATGCTTTCGTTAATGGAATTGAAATTGTTTCAATCCCAGACGATCTCTACATGGGCAACATTGATAACCTCAAAGTCATGGATGGCCAGTTCGAGTTTGTTCAGGACAGGACTGCCTTTGAAGCTCTTTACAGGCTCAACGTAGGAGGTGATGTTGTTTCTGTGGTGGACGATAGTGGGATGTTCCGGGGATGGGCTCCAGATGACGATTTCCTCTGGGACGTTAAAAAAGGAAATCCAGTGAGCAATGATGAAATTGCCATAAAGTACACTCCACTGACCCCAAATTACACCGCGCCCCCAGTAGTGTATACTACTGCAAGGGCGATGGGAAAGTTCAGCACCAACTTCAACTTGAGCTGGATGTTCCCTGTTGACTCTGGGTTTTATTATCTCATGAGGTTGCATTTTTGTGAGATTGATCCTGATTTGATTGCAGCGGGTTACGAACGGGTGTTCATAATATTTATAAGTAACAGAATAGCTGAGCCAGGAGCTGATGTTATTCATTGGGCAGGCGGCCAAGGAATCCCAGTTCTCAGAGACTACCTCGTGTTCGTTCCAAACCCACCAGAGGGTCGCCAGACCAAGCAAGGCTTGTTTCTTGCTCTGCACCCAAATCTTGACGTCAAACCAAAATATGCCGATGCAATCTTGAATGGCTTAGAATTGTTCAAATTGAATACCTCCGACGGCAGTCTTGGCGGGACCAATCCTAATCTATCGAAGGATCCCAATTCTCTGGCATCAAACAAGAAGTCACCGATTAAGGGGAGTCCCGGAAAACCTCGGGTACTGTTTGCTGCCATTGGAGAAGGGGCGGCAGGAGGGGTTTCCTTGATTTTAATCCTTGGTTTCTTAATTTTCCGGTGGCGATGGAAGAGAAGGGTAAAAGACTTGGACCAGAAAAGTGCTCCAAAGTCATCTTGTACCCCACTTTCAACCCCACCAAGGTCAACAAAGACTGGAGCTTCAGGTTCATCGTCGCTTAGGAGATTTTTGTTGGAAGAGATTAGATCCGCTACTGCCAACTTCGATGCCAAGTTTGTGGTTGGGACCGGGGGATTTGGAAACGTGTACAAAGGGTACATAGACAACAATCTAACCACGGTTGCGATAAAGCGATTAAATCCTTCATCAAGACAGGGTGCCCGCGAATTCCAAACCGAGATCCAGTTGCTATCAAATTTAAGACATCTTCATTTGGTTTCTTTGATAGGCTACTGTGATGAAAAGGGTGAGATGATCTTGGTTTACGATTATATGGCTAATGGGACCCTCCGCGATCATCTCTATAGAACAGACAATCCACCGCTCCCATGGAAACAACGCCTTCAAATCTGCATTGGCGCCGCCAAAGGGTTGGATTATCTCCACACAGGCACCAAGCACACTATCATTCACCGCGATGTAAAGTCAACCAACATATTATTGGACGAGACATGGGTGGCCAAAGTTTCGGATTTCGGATTATCCAAACTCGGTCCGAGTGGGATTTACAGCCATATCAGTACGCAGGTCAAGGGGAGTTTCGGCTACATAGATCCGGAGTACTACACGAGACAGCAATTGACGGACAAGTCCGATGTGTACTCATTCGGGGTGGTTTTGTTTGAAGTTTTGTGTGGTCGGGCACCTATTATTCTAGACTTACCCCAGGAGCAGGTGAATTTGGCTGAATGGGCCAAGAAGTGTTACAAAAAAGGGATTATCCATCGAGTTGTGGACCCAGATGTGAAGGGCGAGATTGCTCCCCAATGTTTGAGGATTTTTGCTGAAACGGCCATTAATTGTTTGAACGATCAAGGGATTCAACGACCGGGAATGGATGATGTAGTTGGTGGCCTTGAATTTGCATTGCAAGTCCAGGAGGCAGCTGAAAATGAGGGTGGTCGACCTGATCCATTTCCCTTGCATATGCATGGAGGAGATGTGCAAAATATGACCGATGATGATACGGATGTGATTTCTGAATCAGGAGGTGACCAAGATTCTGCTGGCAAGATCGAGATGGTGGTATTACAACTTGGACATCCACGGCAAGCAGTGACAACTTCAAGGTTTGACagtgttttctctgagattacGAATCCCACTGGACGGTAA